GGTCGAAGGTTGATGAAGGGTAATTTATACCAATGTCGATGGAGTCGGCgctggggtcggccgaccccattCGACCCCACCTCCATCCGCCGTTGATATTGATATAtgttaataaattgatttatatagGTAATGAGTTAGAAataacttttatatttttattgaacagacggaaatgaaaagtgcacatatttttatgtgatgagaggagtattaaaaaaatgactttcgtttaaatatatagtactaaaacATATAgtttatataaaaacattacataatctaatataaaaatgcataagcgataagaaattaattatttatcgaTGGGATTGAATGCATCTGAGTGTGTCAACTAAATCTACCTGGAGTTTGGTATGAACATTGCAATCGCACATTAACGTACGATACTATTAGTATACTCGGTTGGTTTTTCCTGCCAAAATATATATCGAGTATAGTTTCCTCGCTACATCTCCGCCCACATTGAATAAAGTGGTGGAATATACTCGCTAAATGAAAGTTTTAGCGGAATGTTtccaacaaaatatttttctagtATAACGTGCtttataacaatatttttccAAACAAGATTCGTACGACTGTGTCATATTGCGTacaacttaaataaaaaaggtcaTAGTAGAGCCCCAATtgaacttttatttaattttaagagaTCTTTAAAATTACCCTTACAAATGATTCTTTTACCCAATCGTTAGCCCAAGATAAGTATTTTTTGGGCCATTGCTCTCTTGTAAACTTTGGAgcccaaaaaaaagaataattaaataaagcaGATGTCATACTTAGAGGATGATATAATAATCGGATGAAATgagaatttagaaaatattattttatgtgttaagtgaataaagaaaaatatatataatcatatattaatgtgagagaaaatttactatattattgTGAAAAGTACATTTTACGTGAGTACGTCATATTATAAGAACTTGACCACATAATTAAGATAAGAATTCAATTCCGAACTCATGGATTGACAAACCCATAATTTGATAGGATTacaattgaatttttataactCGGAAAAGTTATAGACCAAAATGACATTTAACCGAATAAGTCGTCTAtcttaaataaacaaattattcgCGATGAGGCCGGGCTTTAATATTTCTAACCTGCCTTATTAGAATAAGAGTGGGAAAACtcacataaataaatacaatgaCTTTGGCATTCATATAGGCAggtatagtactactattagaGTAACATGCATGGGAATTGTGTGCATGATACGAGGATGTTGATTTGGACCGCAGACTGAAAATAGGTTGACATGGGTGAATGGTGATTGGTGGAGCCTCATCCAATCAACTATATTTAGGATTCGATAACAGCATATTActtattatagtgaaattgAAACTCCAACCAAGCAAACATATGCTTCAAGGCTGAATGGGAATTCCCACTCTTTCCCTGCAATACTATTCGTCTCACATATTCAGATGAATGTTCTCAAAATGCGAGAAACATAAACAAAGACCGATGATGAGTTTAAGGAGTTGATTCATTGGTACGATGAAGGGTGGAGTCCTATGTTTTTCTTGCTGTCCGACGCGTGGGGACGGGACCTCTCCTCGTCTGCCATGGCTAGCTACTTGATCAAACAatgttaatttaaataaatagtactccctctgtgaAGATTGTTTGTATATGAGGTGATGTGGGGGACTAGGGATGGACATGTTCACGTGGAACAAACGTGCCTTAATAAAACTAGAATGGAGATCCAAGTTCAAATCTATTATaataatcacataataataGTAAGGGCATCTCCAATATTTGGTGAGCTTACATACGACTAAACGACAAatccagaaaataaaattctggGATCGAAATTTTTCGATTGATGTATAAAATTAAGTGACATGCTTTTTTGTAATGGTGTGCTTCACATCCTTGTTCATCACACAATTTATTGGTCAACGGCTTTCTACACAGTCCaagcactcccaatggtgcCGGCTAAAAGTCGGCGTTTTTTCGCCGTCTATCGCCGACCAATAGGAGaggtcggcgataattcggcaaTTTTTCCTCCCGTgttatcgccggattatcgccgaattatcgctgaccactgtgggcgataattcgatattttttgttttttttttttttttaatttcccccctataaatacacaccttctcttcattctctccccatcctcatcccttttctctcttcatttattttctctctctccatctatatttaaaccgcgcccaccgcccttgaatttttttactttgaatttttttttccattcctatactatttttttttattgattttcgtcgttgtaatgtttacccgtgtttaatacaacgaactttattactattatttgttttgtcttataaattaaattagctagctttattatatacaaaaataaaacaattaaattagtgatgatgtaaaaatgaaatgttgagttagggagaaataagggagaaataagggagaaatcattggagcagttggctaaaaactggggataaattatggtgttgatgtggcgctgatgtggcaggagttaaagagaaataagggagGTTTTAGGGAAACCGTTGGGAATGCTCTAATATTATCGGATAAAATGCAAAGGTttcaatgaaaatgaaaatggaattAAAAACGAAGACGACAAATTTGAATTCTGATTGAACATTAAAAAGAACTACTGTGTGTCAACCAAATTAGAAATTTATGAagtttataaatatgtaaaataattgCACCATCTGTGTccctaaaacaaaatagagaGATCTAAATTAGGATATTAATAATAAGCTCGGATTTTTGTTGaaacattatttatcaataaaaaaattgtccaCCACTAAATGTcttatattatcatatttggatgtgcattattaaatatcacaatttacttttatttatttattttataaatgacCAACACATTTACTAACAaatctcactcacattttattataaaattaatgtagtATATGAGTAGGTCACTAACTttaactatttcttaaaacttttTTTGAGTTAAAATAAGACATATATTTATGGACACAGGTAATAATCAATAGAAGCGAGAAGCGTTGGGATGAAGGTAAAGCTACCGTGGGTCGAGGGTGAAGCTAACGTGAGTTATTGGGCCATTAATGGAATTTCATTGGCTGATGGTGGGATCATTCCTATCCCGCCTAGGGTGGGAAGGTACGTATATCGTACCAAAAGTGTCAACAATTTTGGTAGGTATCGTAGGTATATCGTAGGTATCAAAAATATCagtatgaaaaaatatcatattgttACTATATCAACAATTTTGGTATATTGGATTTTCAGTATTTCAATAGCAATATTGTACCAGATTTCCAGTGcactttattgaatttttgataaattgtaCTTCACAATATAGCATATTTTGATACACCATGTTAGAATATCATTTGATGTAGCTGGATGTCAATCGGATTAGTGCAACGAGATTCAGGTCAATCCTACTTGAATTGCCgaaatacaattattttgGAATCTGTACCTCTCCAAGTAGTATTACTCCActatttaactaaaaaaaccaGGCTTCCTCTTAACAGTTTCATACACTACTCTTTCTCTACAACCACACTAAAATACTGTTACCAAATATCAAAATCCCAATACTACATCAAGAGTCCAGAAATGAAGGTATACACTCTGCATCAACATAGATGCACAAATTTCCTTAACAAAGATTCTAACAGATAATAGTTTGTACAGTTTTTCAGTTGGATGAAAAGCAAAATCCATGGCAAGGATAACACCATCAAGCCGGAGCCACAATCACAATCTCCTACGTCCTTGCTATCCATCGGCACGTTTGGAAACAAAATAGAAGATTCAGACACCATCGAAACCTCAGCCGATCATGATCAGTTGGAAGAGGGATTAAGCGAGAGGGAGCTGAGGGCGCTACTCAACGAGCATGCTTCGAATTCCTCTGGGGAATCGGAACGTTTTGATCTTCCAATGGAGAAAATGCTCGAGAGTTTTCCTGTTCAcagagaagatgatgatgatgagttGGTAGCAGAGATGGAAGCCGGTCTTGTTGAAAGAGCATATAGCATTGGAAAGGACAGAAAGGGCAAAGGCAGTATATACAAAAAGTCGATATTGTTTCTTCTTAGGAAGGCTTTTGTTTGTGGGGGTGGATTCGCGCCACCTCCTATATTGAGAGATCCATTTCTTGATGCTGATTTGGATAGATCAAGAATGGAAAAGGTTCATTTTGTAATTGCTGCATGGTTTCTTCAACACCTCCTAAGTGTATTTTGGGATTGATTTTGAGCTTTATTTGTAACAGATCTTGAAGACTGTGATACGGAGGAAGAAGAATCCTCAAACACAGAAATACTTGGATGGAAATCGGATTACAAACGAGGAGGAAAAGGGAGAGACAAGTAATCCAAATAATTGGGTAAAGACAGACTCAGAATGTaagtctctctctctttttttttttttttaaattagtttttgaatttcatcATGTTAAATGAGTGAAACCcacatacatacatactaCTACTCTTGAATGAGAATATTAGAGGCTCATGACATTTTTTCGTAGGTTAATTGtctcaaaatacaaaaaatttattcttctttttaaatttaattacatggAATTCAtctcaatataaataaactttacttattttggattttcttgcAAACCCAAAGTCCAAACAACTTTCTTGATTTTCCATATGGGTACATCTAGTTATGATTTGGGATTTGTGAAAATATACTGTTCGTGgattttggggaaaattttATACAAAACCAAATATTAAAGCCAAATTCGTATATTTTGCGACAAGTCTTAAAATCGGTGTTCACAACGAAAAACAGTCAATATGCTTTTCCTATTtccccttttctttcttctgaTGACAAGTTGTTTTTGTAACACCTCATGAAAGCATTTCTAATTTAGAAGCTGTTTTTGTAACAGGCATTCCAAGTTGTTTTTGTAACTATATATGAAGCATTTCTAATCTAgaagttgttttttttgtcaGTAAATGAATCAAACTTCAATAATAGTTTATGTTGTTATTTAGTTACGGAATACTAATTGAGTAGATGTGTTCTGGTTCCAGATATTTTTCTAGATCTATGAGAACTATGATTCGTGTATGAAGAGTATCAGCAGCAAATTCAAGGTAATCCATTCATGCTTTAAAACTAGTCTTCAGGATTCTGTTTCTAATCTTATTACTCAATCCATCTCATCCTAATAAATCACTTTATAGGTGTTTTATTGTAAAGAAATGGAGCACGAAAGCAAGGACAATCTTAAAATGcaatgaaatgtgacaaaaaagGGCAAGGATGGGGAAAGTGCATCCAAGCTGCCTAGTGATCAGGACCTTAAGTGCCCAGTAAAAATTCAAACACTATACTATTAGAATCATATTTTACATTGGAATGCTGAATATTGCATGTCCCTTGGTGTacattacaaaattataaatgactAAACAAGAATATAGAGTTGACCAATACATGGTCTGataaattaaacttgacttgTGAAGGAGTATATTTAGTCTTGTATTTGTGTGCGTGTGAGAGAGATTTTCAGCAAAATCGATTAATATTGACAAGAGAAATAGAGATTTACACATTTGTGTCCAACACATAGAAGCAAAAGTAATGAGCATGCAACATAAATAATTCTACCAACTAACTTGGTTCAAACACAAAGTTGCACCTCCTCTATACGCCTTATAGCCTCTCTCATCTCCATCCTCTTCACATGATCATCTTCCGCACATGCAGCCCCGATACACAGCATCCTCTCCATCTCGGGCAGTGCGTCTCCCCCGTTGGCAATCTCCGGATCGATGAGGTCCGCCACTTTCCCATTCGAAACAGCCTCCTTGGCCCAGTGCACCAAGTCAGTCCCACTGTCCTGGTTGTTGAGGTACTGAGACGGGAACTTCCCCGTCATGACCTCGAGGACCACCACACCGAGGCAGTAGACGTCGCTCTTGGGGGAGAGGAGGCCGGCCTCGGGGCACTTGTATGCCTGCAGAGACTGCGAGTTGCTGCTtaagggatggagggagtagtcgGTGAGGAGGGGCTCGTGGTTGGTGGAGAGGAGGATATTGCTAGACTTGAGGTTGCCGTGGGGCACCTCCTGCTCCGCCAACTCCGTGTGGAGGAACCCTAATCCCCGAGCCACCCCTTTTATGATTTGGAGACGCGTGGCCCAGTCCAGCTCCGCGTGGGTGATGCCTCGATCGCCTggcaaatgaaacaaaaataactatcACAATATCCTACATCGCTGTAAAGAATCACTGTATAAGTCTCATGGGCCACGGGATGATTTCTATCGATTACtagtacttaattaaatttatatatgatttgtgTATTTATGATCATTAAGGACAATGAAATAGTACCATGTAGCATAAACATGAGACTGCCCTTGGGCACAAACTCGGTGACCAAAAGCTTCTCCTCTTTCCGGTAATGATACGCCAACGGCGGCAGAATATTCCGGTGGCGTATCCTCCCGAGCCTCCTTATCTCCACATCAAACGCATCCTTATCCAACTTATTCATCCCTCTCATCCTCTTCACCACAACTGACACCCCATAATTCGTCATCGTCGCCTTGTAAGCCGACCCCAGCCCGCTGTTCCCGAGCACCTCCGCCGCGGCTTTCATCAAATCCGGCAGCCCACACACCCCCCTCTCCTCGTTTATCATCACAAGGTCACCCGATTTCACCGAATTCGACCGCGCCCGATCGTAATTGTTGCTGCTGCTGAAGTTATGGTAGTTTGATCCGGTCCTCCTCGCCGAGCCCATACGCCGGTTCACGCTCGGCGCGTGCACCTCAACCGCGTGCTCGTGGTGATTGTCCACTCGCCGTTCGCTTCCGATCATGCTGAACATGTCGCCTTTATCCTTCTTCTTAAAGAGGATCGTCACCAGCAGCACCGCCACCACGATCGCCAGCACCACCCACTTCGTGGTGGCGTTGGACGCCATGATTGCCTCCGCGATGGGAGGCGACGTGGCGCCCGCAGCCTTGCACGGCTTGCTGATGGCGGCGCCGCAGGCGCCAGGGTTCCCCTCAAACGCTGACGCGGGAAACCGCGCCAGCGTCTGAGGGATCTCCCCTTGCAAATTGTTGTGAGACAGATCCAACTTTTGCAAGGACTTCTGCTCGAACGAGGGGACCGGGCCGGTGAACCGGTTCCGCTGCAGCAGCATCTCGCTGAGATTATCGAGCTGCTGCAGCGAATCCGGGATCTTTCCGGTGAAGCTGTTAGAGGCGAGCTCCAATTTTTTCAACGACCCCATGCTGGTGAAGAAGTCGTTTGGTATCTCGCCGGAAAACCCATTCCCGGATAGGAACAACGACTTCAACGAGGCAAGCCGGTTGAACTCGGGCATTTTTCCGGAGAAGCTGTTGTTTTCGAAGCTGAGGAATCTTAGGGTTTCAAGCTTCTCCAACGGCGCCACGTCAATTCCAGCTCTGTCGTTATTGGAAAGGCCGAGGTTCATGAGGAGGAGGAAAGAGACGGTGGAGAAGGCGGTGTTGGTGCACTCGATGCCGAGCCAGGGGCGCTTTTTGTCGCAGGGGTCGGTGGCGGGGATCCAGGTGGGGTCGAGGGGGGAGGAGTCCTTCAAGGAGGATTTGAATTGGATGAGATGAGCATCCTCGCCGGGGAGAGAGAGGGTGGTGGTGtgataagagagaaagagaagggAGATGATGAGAGGACGAACAGCGGCGGCGGCCGTTGTCGTCGTCATTGCACCTCCCTGCAGATGATGCGCCTCCTGTCGAGGCGAGGAGGTATGTGTAGCTTGATTTCCTCATTTTGGGGTGGGAATGATGTGGCATGATTCTATGGTTTACTAAAATTGAAGGTGAATAATGGTGTAACCGAAAATAATAGTGCAAAGTTGATCAAGAGATttgtttattgaaatttgaaagagaGGTTGAGTTTGCGCGAAGTCAATGTACATGAATGTTTTTCGgtttaaaataagattatgTTTATAGCAATAAATCGTTGCGGattgtattattattgattatttacaATTCTAAAAGAGGGATGTTGGAGACTGAACATTAGAagatattttagtttatcattGGGATATTGCAAGcgtggattttttttatatttttccttaTTATTTACTTTGACAATACGCCTAACTAAAAACCCTTAATCTCGAcattatatttcactaaccAAGGAGtatgtattatttaattaatatcttgacattatttttcactaaccaaatatgtatattttcattaaattagtGCAATATCGTTCCTTTTTAAAGAAAGAACAGtgtatttttgtgttatactataaaacaatattaatgaaaaaaaagcaCAATATTGCacgaattttatgaaaatattaaataatagtacgtatttggtaaaataagaaacattTAGTTTCCAGCACGAGAttatgaaaaagtaaagataatgttgttttcaatttagaaaaacgtttcatttttattgaaacaacctacaaaagaaaacgtttttttaatgggacagagagagagtATGCACCATAATATGAATGCACTATACTTGTTGCcgtaaaaagaaaagattagTTTTAGTGTgccataataatattatactactattattattttaattttagtctcgtaaattaaattttactgtatacatatataaaagtgaaatttttaaaaaataataagattgCCTTATGAATATCTTTTACTCCCTTCGCCCTCCATTAATTGTCGACTTTGTCATTTTCAGTCGTCCCCTATTAATtgttcactttcacttttaccataaatagtaagtaggccccacattccactaacttgttccactcacattttattataaaaccaataaataaaagtgagacacatattccactaaggTTTTAACgtactttcctttacattaaattatgaatagtAACGTtcgtaagagagataataaagtaataaagaaaataaagtaacatTCGTAAAAGAGATTTTGTGGGACATCCACTTGAAGAATGGACTCGTTATGGATCCGCATGATTCACTGCCACTACCTCCAAAATAGAACACTTTGGGATTGGAGACCAAACAAGAAGAATGACTCACCGCTGATCAAGAAAATATTGTCCATCTTGGACAAGATGCGAGAGAAGTGCTAAAGGGAAGAGATAATCAACCTATGGGCAAAATGGTTTGCCACTGAGGGAGCTCAAGAAGCATATGATTAGTTCTGGCCAAGGAGTGAGCGCTGGTTTTGGGCTAAGTACCTGTGGAAGGACTTTGTCCCTCCCAAGTACTCGTTCATCACTTGGCTCACTATCCGGGGGAGGCTCACGACTAGCGACAAACTGCTTTTTTTTAAAGGAGTTGGCCCCTACCTGCCAGCCTTGTGGTCTACTCGAAGAATCAGCGAACCATCTGTTCTTTAAGTGCTCCAAGACGGACAGTGTGGGGCAGGATTCTGGAATGGCGTGGTATCTCGTGGAGATCAGTGACCTTCAAGAGTGTGATCAAATGGGCATGTCGGCAAAATAGGGGCTCAGTTATAGTGCAAATGGCAAAAATGATTACACATATGGCTGCAATCACACACATTTGGAAAACACGGAATGCGGTCATCTTCGTTCTGGTTTCTGGATTACAAGAGATAAACCGGGggtaatacaacccaaaagaATGAATACAAATGGAGAAACTGAAACGAAATTACAACGAAACCGAAACAATAAACCGATAATAAgttagccgagtcgaggagtcctctttccgcaagacgagatacgccccggtagtgctctcggattgacgtttcgtccccaaagataaaacgactaCGTGTTTGGTGAAGCAACACCGCTATCAacagagctccggcgaactggatggaggagagggcagagcttcgacagaaagaaaatgtagagagagagaaagagagagcttGTGAATGGTGTGTAGAATGCATGAAATGGCTAGCCTACTTTATACGCTCAGTCCACTGCAGGGGTCAACAACCATGATGGTTGTCATCATTGCGAGGCTGTAACCGCCGACCGTTATAAGGCGTTACGAGAGCTAAGAGGTTGGTCCTAGACGGACGTATCGGGACACGCTGCGCGTCTAGGTTCGCTCATGACGTGGACTTAatcacgtgtcagccacgttggcttTACCGCGTTATATTGACGAGGTGTGatcccgcttggctcgctgacgtggaaacggtggtagtctaaaaagaactagaccAACCTCGGGTCGAACCCAAGCACCGAGCCACAAGACCAGACCCAAATAACAGTTCAAAGAccacccaaagaccaattgccaagtCCAAGGACACGGACACGAGGCTCACGGCTCACGGCGGGGCGGGCAGCACGCGCGTGTGGGCTTTACaacccatcttagtccactataaaaattatcacatgtaataatccttcttattaaacactagtttaataaggttgttaCTTTCAATGTAAGATACtgtaattaactctcttaattaatcTCATAGCTCATTTAGATAGCTcacaattttgcacaactttaatccattatttcttaCTCACCAGGAAttggatttgagaaaatgaatattccacggtcatctactccgaacgtagatcgacgctatatcatttaatttcacaaaattaaatgtctcgttgGAAGTATTATTGGTCAAAGTCCTTTTACCGGGCATACGATTCCAACACTTCGATGGGAAGACTTGGAATATTGCGAGGGTGATCTTTCAGATCAAGGAAGCCGCCTATAGTACTTTGAACTCATGTTTCTCCCACGATCAGGTTGCTCTCCACCTCAAGATAGATGATGATGG
The genomic region above belongs to Salvia hispanica cultivar TCC Black 2014 chromosome 3, UniMelb_Shisp_WGS_1.0, whole genome shotgun sequence and contains:
- the LOC125209614 gene encoding protein DEEPER ROOTING 1-like; translated protein: MKVKLPWVEGEANVSYWAINGISLADGGIIPIPPRVGSWMKSKIHGKDNTIKPEPQSQSPTSLLSIGTFGNKIEDSDTIETSADHDQLEEGLSERELRALLNEHASNSSGESERFDLPMEKMLESFPVHREDDDDELVAEMEAGLVERAYSIGKDRKGKGSIYKKSILFLLRKAFVCGGGFAPPPILRDPFLDADLDRSRMEKILKTVIRRKKNPQTQKYLDGNRITNEEEKGETSNPNNWVKTDSEYIFLDL
- the LOC125209615 gene encoding pollen receptor-like kinase 3, with the protein product MTTTTAAAAVRPLIISLLFLSYHTTTLSLPGEDAHLIQFKSSLKDSSPLDPTWIPATDPCDKKRPWLGIECTNTAFSTVSFLLLMNLGLSNNDRAGIDVAPLEKLETLRFLSFENNSFSGKMPEFNRLASLKSLFLSGNGFSGEIPNDFFTSMGSLKKLELASNSFTGKIPDSLQQLDNLSEMLLQRNRFTGPVPSFEQKSLQKLDLSHNNLQGEIPQTLARFPASAFEGNPGACGAAISKPCKAAGATSPPIAEAIMASNATTKWVVLAIVVAVLLVTILFKKKDKGDMFSMIGSERRVDNHHEHAVEVHAPSVNRRMGSARRTGSNYHNFSSSNNYDRARSNSVKSGDLVMINEERGVCGLPDLMKAAAEVLGNSGLGSAYKATMTNYGVSVVVKRMRGMNKLDKDAFDVEIRRLGRIRHRNILPPLAYHYRKEEKLLVTEFVPKGSLMFMLHGDRGITHAELDWATRLQIIKGVARGLGFLHTELAEQEVPHGNLKSSNILLSTNHEPLLTDYSLHPLSSNSQSLQAYKCPEAGLLSPKSDVYCLGVVVLEVMTGKFPSQYLNNQDSGTDLVHWAKEAVSNGKVADLIDPEIANGGDALPEMERMLCIGAACAEDDHVKRMEMREAIRRIEEVQLCV